A portion of the Minwuia thermotolerans genome contains these proteins:
- the tilS gene encoding tRNA lysidine(34) synthetase TilS translates to MSAAGRAADGGPAAAFRAALAALPPAGPHVAVAFSGGPDSTALLRLTRDWAAESGRRVSALVVDHGLRSESAAEAELAARRARALGVDAAVLARQGARPGSGLQEAAREARYALLLDWCRAYGAGELFIGHHRDDQAATVLMRLRRGSGLDGLAAMRPESRRGGLRLIRPLLGVARADLLALLRDAGDDWIEDPGNDSPEFERNRLDGWLAELDEDGRLRRRLGRLARRAARAADALETAAGDAFAALCADPSARPLVLDPAGWRALPEEMALRVLDRAIREVAGARAPLGRLEDAMARLETQRRVTVGGTVLALDRTALSVAAEARSTRGDQL, encoded by the coding sequence GTGAGCGCCGCCGGGCGGGCTGCTGACGGCGGTCCGGCGGCGGCCTTCCGGGCCGCGCTCGCGGCCCTGCCGCCGGCGGGTCCGCACGTCGCCGTGGCGTTCTCCGGCGGCCCCGACAGCACCGCGCTGCTGCGCCTGACCCGGGACTGGGCCGCGGAAAGCGGACGGCGGGTCAGCGCCCTGGTCGTGGATCACGGATTGCGGTCCGAATCGGCGGCGGAGGCCGAGCTGGCGGCGCGCAGGGCGCGGGCGCTGGGCGTCGACGCGGCGGTGCTCGCCCGGCAGGGCGCCCGCCCCGGCTCCGGGCTGCAGGAAGCCGCGCGGGAGGCGCGTTACGCGCTGCTCCTCGACTGGTGCCGCGCGTACGGCGCTGGCGAATTGTTCATCGGCCACCACCGGGACGACCAGGCCGCGACGGTGCTGATGCGTCTCAGGCGCGGCAGCGGGCTGGACGGGCTGGCGGCGATGCGGCCCGAGAGCCGCCGCGGAGGCCTGCGCCTGATCCGGCCCCTGCTGGGCGTGGCGCGGGCCGATCTGCTGGCGCTGCTGCGCGACGCCGGCGACGACTGGATCGAGGATCCCGGCAATGACAGCCCCGAGTTCGAGCGCAACCGGCTGGACGGCTGGCTGGCGGAACTGGACGAGGACGGCCGTCTCCGCCGCCGGCTGGGCCGGCTGGCGCGGCGCGCGGCGCGGGCCGCCGACGCGCTGGAGACCGCCGCCGGCGACGCCTTCGCGGCGCTCTGCGCCGACCCGTCGGCGCGGCCGCTGGTGCTGGACCCCGCCGGCTGGCGGGCCCTGCCCGAGGAGATGGCGCTGCGCGTGCTCGACCGCGCGATCCGGGAAGTGGCGGGCGCGCGCGCGCCGCTCGGCCGGCTGGAGGACGCCATGGCGCGGCTGGAGACCCAGCGCCGGGTCACGGTGGGCGGCACGGTGCTGGCGCTGGACCGGACGGCGTTGAGCGTGGCGGCGGAGGCGCGGTCCACACGCGGCGATCAACTCTGA
- the pal gene encoding peptidoglycan-associated lipoprotein Pal produces the protein MRQRFLIKMGSLAAALFLVAACGEEEPVTTTSDTGGGQAQAAPAPAPQAEPSQPAGPQPGTQEHFVLNVGDRVFFDFDRYDLDAEDIETLRRQAAYLQQFPSKNVVIEGHADERGTREYNLGLGDRRATSVKDYLVSLGVAPGRITTISYGKERPVALGHNEEAWAQNRRAVTVIAN, from the coding sequence ATGCGCCAGCGATTTCTGATCAAGATGGGCAGCCTCGCCGCTGCCCTGTTCCTCGTCGCCGCCTGCGGCGAGGAGGAGCCGGTGACCACCACCAGCGACACCGGCGGCGGACAGGCGCAGGCGGCGCCGGCGCCGGCGCCGCAGGCCGAGCCGAGCCAGCCGGCCGGCCCCCAGCCGGGCACGCAGGAACACTTCGTGCTGAACGTGGGCGACCGCGTGTTCTTCGACTTCGACCGCTACGACCTCGACGCCGAAGACATCGAAACCCTGCGCCGCCAGGCAGCCTATCTGCAGCAGTTCCCGTCGAAGAACGTGGTTATCGAGGGTCATGCCGACGAGCGCGGCACCCGCGAGTACAACCTCGGCCTCGGCGACCGCCGCGCCACCTCGGTGAAGGACTACCTGGTCAGCCTCGGCGTTGCGCCCGGCCGCATCACCACGATCTCCTACGGCAAGGAGCGTCCGGTGGCGCTGGGTCACAACGAGGAAGCCTGGGCCCAGAACCGCCGCGCGGTGACCGTCATCGCCAACTGA
- the ybgF gene encoding tol-pal system protein YbgF — translation MISAVRPFALAAAAAMLALPAVPASAQDLAPLQDRVQRLERSINDLKAHVLGGRPLPSDSAGAAATAPPSGDDRAAAGLKVQALETEIRELTNRLEEIDFTVRRLNDRMDKLVADIDFRLTAIERNLAAGGGAPPAAGQGPAGDGSNSSAGGVAPGPRNLGTVSPEALERVPAPAENGAAGGSESAALAAPARPVETPAAAGGTPQEAYNAAFDMLRSKRFGEAESAFSGFLASYPEHELAGNAQYWLGETYYVQQDYESAAGAFLEGYKKYRGSSKAPDNLLKLGMTLTKLGQNKDACAVFDELRDRYPDAAQTLLRRADSERRRAGC, via the coding sequence ATGATATCCGCTGTTCGACCTTTTGCGCTCGCCGCCGCGGCGGCGATGCTGGCCCTGCCGGCGGTCCCGGCGTCGGCGCAGGACCTCGCGCCGCTGCAGGACCGGGTGCAGCGCCTGGAGCGCAGCATCAACGACCTCAAGGCCCATGTGCTGGGCGGCAGGCCCCTGCCGTCGGACAGCGCCGGGGCCGCGGCGACAGCGCCGCCATCCGGCGATGACAGGGCGGCTGCCGGGCTGAAGGTGCAGGCGCTGGAAACCGAGATCCGGGAACTCACCAACCGGCTCGAGGAGATCGACTTCACGGTGCGGCGGCTGAACGACCGCATGGACAAGCTGGTCGCCGACATCGATTTCCGACTGACCGCCATCGAACGCAATCTTGCCGCCGGCGGGGGCGCGCCGCCGGCCGCGGGCCAGGGTCCGGCCGGCGACGGTTCCAACAGCAGCGCCGGCGGCGTCGCGCCGGGTCCGCGCAATCTCGGGACGGTCTCGCCGGAGGCGCTGGAGCGCGTGCCGGCGCCGGCGGAGAACGGCGCCGCTGGCGGGTCGGAGAGCGCGGCGCTGGCCGCGCCGGCGCGGCCCGTCGAGACGCCGGCCGCCGCCGGGGGCACCCCGCAGGAGGCCTACAACGCTGCCTTCGACATGCTGCGCTCGAAGCGCTTCGGCGAGGCCGAGTCCGCCTTCAGCGGCTTCCTTGCCAGCTATCCGGAACACGAGCTGGCCGGCAACGCCCAGTACTGGCTGGGCGAGACCTATTATGTCCAGCAGGACTACGAGAGCGCCGCGGGGGCCTTTCTGGAGGGCTACAAGAAATACCGCGGCAGCTCGAAAGCGCCCGACAACCTGCTGAAGCTCGGCATGACGCTGACCAAGCTGGGCCAGAACAAGGACGCCTGCGCGGTCTTCGACGAGCTGCGGGACCGCTACCCCGACGCCGCGCAGACCCTGTTGCGGCGCGCCGACAGTGAGCGCCGCCGGGCGGGCTGCTGA
- the ftsH gene encoding ATP-dependent zinc metalloprotease FtsH has product MAPFGRNLALWIIIALLALALFNLFQSPSNNTTGQQLTYSQFLTKVEEGGVRDVTIEGNNISGHLQGGQPFQTYAPSDPTLIDTLRDRGVDIDAKPREEGSALFSIFVSWFPMLLLIAVWIFFMRQMQGGGGKAMGFGKSKARLMTERQGRVTFEDVAGVDEAKEELEEIVEFLKDPQKFQRLGGRIPKGCLLVGPPGTGKTLIARAVAGEANVPFFTISGSDFVEMFVGVGASRVRDMFEQGKKNAPCIIFIDEIDAVGRHRGAGLGGGNDEREQTLNQLLVEMDGFEANEGVILIAATNRPDVLDPALLRPGRFDRQVVVPLPDILGREKILKVHMRKVPLAPNVDARIIARGTPGFSGADLQNLVNEAALLAARKNKRLVTMTEFEDAKDKVMMGAERRSMVMDEDEKKLTAYHEAGHAIVGIFMPGSDPIHKATIIPRGRALGMVMRLPEKDQLSMRYDQLIAHLAVAMGGRVAEEIIFGKDKITTGAASDIQQATGLSRRMITEWGYSDKVGMVRYSSNEEEVFLGHSVTQQKNISEHTAEQIDEEIRRLIDEALETARGILTENLDLLHRVAQALLEYETLSGDEIQALKRGENIDRPEDRTDNKPKAGPASAVPETDGHEGEPDDGGMEPEPQPGN; this is encoded by the coding sequence GTGGCACCCTTCGGAAGAAACCTTGCTCTCTGGATCATCATCGCGCTGCTCGCGCTGGCGCTGTTCAACCTGTTCCAGAGCCCCTCGAACAACACCACCGGGCAGCAGCTCACCTATTCGCAGTTCCTGACCAAGGTCGAGGAAGGCGGCGTCCGCGACGTCACCATCGAAGGCAACAACATCTCCGGCCATCTGCAGGGCGGCCAGCCCTTCCAGACCTATGCGCCCTCGGACCCGACGCTGATCGACACGCTGCGCGACCGCGGCGTGGACATCGACGCCAAGCCGCGGGAGGAGGGCAGCGCGCTGTTCTCCATCTTCGTGTCCTGGTTCCCGATGTTGCTGCTGATCGCGGTCTGGATCTTCTTCATGCGCCAGATGCAGGGCGGCGGCGGCAAGGCCATGGGCTTCGGCAAGTCCAAGGCCCGGCTGATGACCGAACGCCAGGGCCGCGTCACCTTCGAGGACGTCGCCGGCGTCGACGAGGCCAAGGAGGAGCTCGAGGAGATCGTCGAGTTCCTCAAGGACCCGCAGAAGTTCCAGCGGCTCGGCGGCCGCATCCCCAAGGGCTGCCTGCTGGTCGGACCGCCCGGCACCGGCAAGACGCTGATCGCGCGCGCCGTGGCCGGCGAGGCCAACGTGCCCTTCTTCACAATCTCGGGCTCCGACTTCGTCGAGATGTTCGTCGGCGTCGGCGCCAGCCGCGTGCGCGACATGTTCGAACAGGGCAAGAAGAACGCGCCCTGCATCATCTTCATCGACGAGATCGACGCCGTCGGCCGGCACCGCGGCGCGGGCCTCGGCGGCGGCAATGACGAGCGCGAGCAGACCCTGAACCAGCTGCTGGTCGAGATGGACGGCTTCGAGGCCAACGAGGGCGTGATCCTGATCGCCGCCACCAACCGCCCCGACGTGCTGGACCCGGCGCTGCTGCGCCCCGGCCGCTTCGACCGCCAGGTGGTGGTGCCGCTGCCCGACATCCTGGGCCGCGAGAAGATCCTGAAGGTGCACATGCGCAAGGTGCCGCTGGCGCCGAACGTGGACGCGCGCATCATCGCCCGCGGCACGCCCGGCTTCTCCGGCGCCGACCTGCAGAACCTGGTCAACGAGGCCGCGCTGCTGGCCGCGCGCAAGAACAAGCGTCTGGTCACCATGACCGAGTTCGAGGACGCCAAGGACAAGGTCATGATGGGCGCGGAGCGGCGCTCCATGGTCATGGACGAGGACGAGAAGAAGCTGACCGCCTATCACGAGGCGGGCCACGCCATCGTCGGCATCTTCATGCCGGGCTCGGACCCCATCCACAAGGCGACCATCATCCCGCGCGGCCGCGCGCTGGGCATGGTCATGCGCCTGCCGGAGAAGGACCAGCTCTCCATGCGCTACGACCAGCTCATCGCCCACCTGGCGGTGGCCATGGGCGGACGCGTGGCGGAGGAGATCATCTTCGGCAAGGACAAGATCACCACCGGCGCCGCCAGCGACATCCAGCAGGCGACCGGCCTGTCGCGGCGGATGATCACCGAATGGGGCTATTCCGACAAGGTCGGCATGGTGCGTTACTCCTCCAACGAGGAGGAGGTCTTCCTCGGCCACTCGGTGACCCAGCAGAAGAACATCTCCGAGCACACCGCCGAGCAGATCGACGAGGAAATCCGCCGCCTGATCGACGAGGCGCTGGAGACCGCGCGGGGCATTCTCACCGAGAACCTGGACCTGCTGCACCGCGTGGCCCAGGCGCTGCTGGAGTACGAGACCCTCTCGGGCGACGAGATCCAGGCGCTGAAGCGCGGCGAGAACATCGACCGTCCCGAGGACAGGACCGACAACAAGCCCAAGGCCGGCCCGGCCTCGGCCGTGCCCGAAACGGATGGCCATGAGGGCGAGCCCGACGACGGCGGCATGGAGCCGGAGCCGCAGCCCGGCAACTGA